The following coding sequences are from one Achromobacter sp. B7 window:
- a CDS encoding branched-chain amino acid ABC transporter permease encodes MGFFLETLFGGLMSGMMYALIGLGFVLIFKASGVFNFAQGAMVLVAALSMARFSEWIPRWLGFDNMILANVLAFIVSAMVMFLLAVAIERFVLRHLVNQEATTLLMATLGISYFLDGLGQITFGSSVYSINVGMPKDPLLILDTVFEGGLLINLEDLTAAVIAALLVAALALFFQYTSTGRALRAVADDHQAAQSIGIPLNRIWVIVWCVAGLVALVAGIIWGSKFGVQFTLSTAALRALPVVILGGLTSVPGAILGGLIIGVGEKLSEVYLGSLVGGGIEIWFAYVLALVFLLFRPQGLFGEKIIDRV; translated from the coding sequence ATGGGATTTTTTCTAGAGACCTTATTCGGCGGCTTGATGAGCGGCATGATGTATGCGCTGATCGGCCTGGGCTTCGTGCTGATCTTCAAGGCGTCCGGCGTCTTCAACTTCGCGCAGGGCGCGATGGTGCTGGTGGCCGCCTTGTCGATGGCGCGCTTCTCGGAATGGATACCGCGCTGGCTGGGCTTTGACAACATGATCCTGGCCAACGTGCTGGCGTTCATCGTCAGCGCCATGGTGATGTTCCTGCTGGCCGTTGCGATTGAACGTTTTGTGCTGCGCCACCTGGTCAACCAGGAAGCCACCACGCTGTTGATGGCAACGCTGGGCATCAGCTACTTCCTGGATGGGCTGGGCCAGATCACGTTCGGCAGCTCGGTGTATTCCATCAATGTGGGCATGCCGAAAGATCCGCTATTGATCCTGGACACGGTCTTCGAAGGCGGTTTGCTGATCAACCTGGAAGATCTGACAGCGGCTGTCATCGCCGCGCTTCTGGTGGCGGCGCTGGCGCTGTTCTTCCAGTACACGTCCACCGGCCGTGCCCTGCGCGCGGTGGCCGACGACCACCAGGCCGCGCAGTCCATCGGCATTCCGTTGAATCGCATCTGGGTGATCGTGTGGTGCGTGGCGGGCCTGGTGGCGCTGGTGGCGGGGATTATCTGGGGGTCGAAGTTCGGCGTGCAGTTCACGCTGTCCACCGCGGCGCTGCGCGCATTGCCGGTGGTGATCCTGGGCGGCTTGACGTCGGTGCCTGGCGCCATTCTGGGCGGCCTGATCATCGGCGTGGGGGAAAAGCTGTCCGAGGTTTACCTGGGGTCGCTCGTGGGCGGCGGTATCGAAATCTGGTTCGCCTATGTGCTGGCGCTGGTATTCCTGCTGTTCCGTCCGCAAGGGCTGTTCGGCGAGAAGATCATCGACCGCGTGTAA
- a CDS encoding branched-chain amino acid ABC transporter permease has protein sequence MFYRENGQFKTTYRADQQIFPIRQDRIFIWLLLAVAFIAVPALSSDYLLRAILIPFLILSLAAVGLNILVGYCGQISLGTGAFMAVGAYAAWNFGVRFPGMPLIIQILLGGCFATLVGVIFGIPSLRIRGLYLAVATLAAQFFVDWAFLRIPFFTNYSSSGNVSVPPLTAFGLPVQSAMEKYLFVLILVVVFSLLAKNLVRGAIGRQWMAIRDMDVAASVIGIRPMYAKLTAFAVSSFIVGVAGALWGYIHLGSWEPLAFDLTRSFQLLFMVIIGGLGSIIGSFFGAAFIVLVPVALSNIPHALGIPLSVDTAAHIEHMVFGALIVFFLIAEPHGLARLWSIGKEKLRIWPFPH, from the coding sequence ATGTTCTATCGCGAAAACGGCCAGTTCAAGACCACGTACCGGGCGGATCAGCAGATCTTCCCGATCCGTCAGGACCGCATCTTCATCTGGCTGCTGCTGGCGGTGGCGTTCATCGCCGTGCCGGCGCTGTCGTCCGACTACCTGCTGCGCGCCATCCTGATTCCGTTTCTGATCCTGTCCCTGGCGGCGGTCGGGCTGAATATTCTGGTCGGCTATTGCGGGCAGATATCGCTGGGCACGGGCGCGTTCATGGCGGTGGGCGCCTATGCCGCCTGGAACTTCGGCGTGCGCTTTCCGGGCATGCCGCTGATCATCCAGATTCTGCTGGGCGGCTGCTTCGCCACGCTGGTGGGCGTGATCTTCGGCATCCCCAGCTTGCGGATTCGCGGGCTGTACCTGGCGGTGGCGACGCTGGCCGCGCAGTTCTTCGTGGACTGGGCGTTCCTGCGCATCCCGTTCTTCACCAACTATTCATCGTCGGGCAACGTGTCGGTGCCGCCGCTGACCGCGTTCGGCCTGCCGGTGCAATCGGCCATGGAAAAGTACCTGTTCGTGCTGATCCTGGTAGTGGTCTTCAGCCTGCTGGCCAAGAACCTGGTGCGCGGCGCGATCGGCCGCCAATGGATGGCGATACGCGACATGGACGTGGCGGCGTCGGTCATCGGCATCCGCCCCATGTACGCCAAGCTGACGGCGTTCGCGGTCAGCTCGTTCATCGTGGGCGTGGCGGGCGCGCTGTGGGGCTACATCCACCTGGGTTCCTGGGAACCGCTGGCCTTTGATCTGACGCGTTCGTTCCAGCTGCTGTTCATGGTCATCATCGGCGGGCTGGGCTCGATCATCGGCAGCTTCTTCGGCGCGGCGTTCATCGTGCTGGTGCCGGTGGCGCTGTCGAACATCCCGCATGCGCTGGGCATCCCGCTGTCGGTGGACACCGCCGCGCACATCGAACACATGGTGTTCGGCGCGCTGATCGTGTTCTTCCTGATTGCCGAACCGCACGGGCTGGCGCGCTTGTGGAGCATCGGCAAGGAAAAGCTGCGCATCTGGCCGTTCCCGCATTGA
- a CDS encoding ABC transporter substrate-binding protein, translated as MEMKRLNLKLAAALVAAAGAIGAVATPAMAAEEQFVPLLVYRTGSFAPLGIPWADGKLDYLKLVNERDGGVNGVKITYEECETAYATDRGVECYERLKGKGTGASGFDTQSTGITFAVSDKAMVDKVPVETMGYGLSQSVDGSVFEWNFPLLGTYWTAADVMIQDIAKKEGGMDKLKGKKIALVYHDSPYGKEPIPLLQKRAAKEGFELVLYPVTAPGVEQKSTWLQIRQARPNYVLLWSAGIMTPTAIREAQASGYPRDKMYAIWWAGSEGDVKDLGDVAKGYNAITVHNSGAEHDKVYDDLKKFVYDKGQGADKTGKTTLGTIAHTRGMMISMLQVEAIRTAQEKYGKGKALTPEQVRWGFENLNLTQDKLDKLGFGQIMRPVKTSCSNHKGDDWARIVQWDGAKFKVVSDWYQADKTILDPMVKDAAAKYAKEKNITPRTCEN; from the coding sequence ATGGAGATGAAGCGTCTTAACCTGAAGTTGGCGGCAGCCCTGGTGGCCGCAGCCGGCGCCATCGGCGCCGTGGCCACGCCGGCAATGGCGGCCGAAGAGCAGTTCGTTCCGTTGCTAGTGTATCGCACCGGGTCGTTCGCGCCGCTTGGCATTCCCTGGGCCGATGGCAAGCTGGACTACCTGAAGCTGGTCAACGAACGTGATGGCGGCGTCAACGGCGTCAAGATTACGTACGAAGAATGTGAAACCGCCTATGCCACCGATCGCGGCGTGGAATGCTATGAACGCCTGAAGGGCAAGGGCACCGGCGCGTCGGGCTTTGACACCCAGTCCACCGGCATCACGTTTGCCGTCAGCGACAAGGCCATGGTCGACAAGGTGCCGGTCGAAACGATGGGCTACGGCCTGTCGCAGTCGGTGGATGGCAGCGTGTTCGAGTGGAACTTCCCGCTGCTGGGCACCTACTGGACCGCCGCCGACGTGATGATCCAGGACATCGCCAAGAAAGAAGGCGGCATGGACAAGCTCAAGGGCAAGAAGATTGCCCTGGTCTATCACGACTCGCCCTACGGCAAGGAACCGATCCCGCTGCTGCAAAAGCGCGCGGCCAAGGAAGGCTTCGAGTTGGTGCTGTACCCCGTGACTGCCCCCGGCGTGGAGCAGAAATCCACCTGGTTGCAGATCCGCCAGGCCCGCCCGAACTACGTGCTGCTGTGGAGCGCGGGCATCATGACGCCCACCGCCATCCGCGAAGCGCAGGCCAGCGGCTATCCGCGCGACAAGATGTACGCCATCTGGTGGGCCGGCTCTGAAGGCGACGTCAAAGACCTGGGCGATGTGGCCAAGGGCTACAACGCCATCACCGTGCACAACAGCGGCGCCGAGCACGACAAGGTCTACGACGACCTGAAGAAGTTCGTCTACGACAAGGGCCAGGGCGCGGACAAGACCGGCAAGACCACGCTGGGCACCATCGCCCACACGCGCGGCATGATGATTTCGATGCTGCAAGTGGAAGCGATCCGCACGGCGCAGGAAAAGTACGGCAAGGGCAAGGCGTTGACGCCCGAGCAGGTGCGCTGGGGTTTTGAAAACCTGAACCTGACGCAGGACAAGCTGGACAAGCTGGGCTTCGGCCAGATCATGCGCCCCGTCAAGACCTCGTGCAGCAACCACAAGGGTGACGACTGGGCCCGCATCGTGCAGTGGGACGGCGCCAAGTTCAAGGTGGTGTCCGACTGGTACCAGGCCGACAAGACCATTCTGGACCCGATGGTCAAGGACGCCGCGGCCAAGTACGCCAAGGAAAAGAACATCACGCCCCGCACTTGCGAGAACTGA
- a CDS encoding ABC transporter ATP-binding protein: MTAASSIASTAAPSAATPVAAPAAAPSVLLDVNGIEVIYNHVILVLKGVSLQVPEGKIVALLGANGAGKTTTLRAISNLLKGERGDVTKGHIQYRGQRIERLSPAELVKRGVVQVMEGRHCFAHLTIEENLLTGAYTRSMSRADTAAALERVYQYFPRLKQRRASQSGYTSGGEQQMTAIGRALMANPNMILLDEPSMGLAPQIVEEIFEIVRDLNQRERVSFLLAEQNTNIALRYADYGYILENGRVMMDGAALDLAQNEDVKEFYLGISSGERKSFRDNKFYRRRKRWLA; this comes from the coding sequence ATGACCGCTGCATCTTCCATTGCATCTACTGCTGCACCTTCCGCTGCAACCCCGGTTGCCGCCCCCGCTGCCGCGCCCTCCGTGCTGCTGGACGTCAACGGCATCGAGGTGATCTACAACCACGTGATCCTGGTGCTCAAGGGCGTGTCCCTGCAAGTGCCGGAAGGCAAGATCGTGGCCTTGCTGGGCGCCAACGGCGCGGGCAAGACCACGACGCTGCGCGCGATTTCGAACCTGCTCAAGGGCGAACGCGGCGACGTCACCAAGGGCCATATCCAATACCGGGGCCAGCGTATCGAACGCCTGTCGCCGGCCGAGCTGGTCAAGCGCGGCGTCGTGCAGGTGATGGAAGGCCGCCACTGTTTCGCGCACCTGACCATCGAGGAAAACCTGCTGACGGGCGCCTACACCCGCAGCATGAGCCGTGCCGATACCGCCGCCGCGCTGGAACGGGTCTACCAGTATTTCCCGCGCTTGAAGCAACGCCGTGCCAGCCAGTCGGGCTACACGTCGGGCGGCGAACAGCAGATGACCGCCATTGGCCGCGCGCTGATGGCCAACCCCAACATGATCCTGCTGGACGAGCCCTCGATGGGGCTGGCGCCGCAGATCGTGGAAGAGATTTTTGAAATCGTGCGCGATCTGAACCAGCGTGAACGCGTGAGCTTCCTGCTGGCGGAACAGAACACCAACATCGCGCTGCGTTACGCCGACTACGGCTACATCCTGGAGAACGGGCGCGTAATGATGGACGGGGCCGCGCTGGATCTGGCCCAGAACGAGGACGTGAAGGAGTTCTACCTGGGCATCTCCAGCGGAGAACGCAAGAGCTTTCGCGACAACAAGTTCTATCGCCGCCGCAAACGCTGGCTGGCCTGA
- a CDS encoding phenylacetate--CoA ligase family protein: MSEFFDVLETRAPEQRERELMAALPDAISRAIARAPAIAEQLRGVDPATITSRAALARLPVLRKHELLERQQHSRDDDATPASPGKAFGGFSAIGWGEAMRVFASPGPIYEPESARADYWRFARALYAAGFRAGELAYNCFSYHFTPAGSMMETAAHAVGCTVFPGGTGQTEQQVRAIQDLAPSGYTGTPSFLKIILEKSDELGVKLGSLRRALVSGEAFPPSLRDWLAARGIDGYQAYGSADLGMIAFETPARQGLVLGEDIIVEIVRPGTGEPVPDGEVGEVVVTTLNPDYPLVRFGTGDLSAVMPGISPCGRTNTRIKGWMGRADQTTKVRGMFVHPSQVADVARRHPEILRARLVISGSTGSDRMVLKVESRVRGEDLSKRIAESVRDVTKLRADVEWADADSLPNDGKVIDDVRTYE, from the coding sequence ATGTCCGAGTTTTTCGATGTACTGGAAACCCGTGCGCCCGAGCAACGCGAGCGCGAGCTGATGGCCGCCTTGCCCGACGCGATTTCGCGAGCCATTGCGCGCGCGCCGGCAATCGCCGAGCAGCTGCGCGGCGTTGACCCGGCCACCATCACGTCGCGCGCGGCGCTTGCCCGGCTGCCGGTGCTGCGCAAGCACGAACTGCTGGAACGCCAGCAGCACAGCCGCGACGACGACGCCACGCCCGCCAGCCCCGGCAAGGCGTTCGGCGGCTTCTCGGCCATTGGCTGGGGCGAGGCGATGCGCGTGTTTGCGTCGCCCGGCCCTATCTACGAACCGGAAAGCGCGCGCGCCGACTACTGGCGTTTTGCCCGGGCGCTGTACGCAGCGGGCTTTCGCGCGGGCGAACTGGCCTACAACTGCTTTTCCTATCACTTCACGCCGGCCGGCTCCATGATGGAAACGGCGGCGCACGCCGTGGGCTGCACCGTGTTTCCGGGCGGCACCGGCCAGACCGAACAACAGGTGCGCGCCATTCAGGACCTGGCGCCCAGTGGCTACACGGGCACGCCCAGCTTTCTGAAAATCATCTTGGAAAAGTCGGACGAGCTGGGGGTGAAGCTGGGCTCGCTGCGGCGTGCGCTGGTGTCAGGCGAAGCGTTTCCGCCGTCGCTGCGGGATTGGCTGGCGGCGCGCGGCATTGACGGTTATCAGGCGTACGGCAGCGCCGACCTGGGCATGATTGCGTTTGAAACGCCCGCGCGCCAGGGGCTGGTGCTGGGCGAAGACATCATCGTGGAAATCGTGCGCCCGGGCACCGGCGAACCGGTGCCGGACGGCGAAGTGGGCGAAGTCGTCGTCACCACCTTGAACCCGGACTATCCGCTGGTGCGCTTCGGCACCGGCGACCTGTCGGCAGTCATGCCGGGCATTTCGCCTTGCGGGCGCACCAACACGCGCATCAAGGGCTGGATGGGCCGGGCCGATCAGACGACCAAGGTGCGCGGCATGTTCGTACACCCTTCACAAGTGGCGGACGTGGCGCGTCGCCATCCCGAGATCCTGCGCGCGCGGCTGGTCATCAGCGGCAGCACGGGGTCGGACCGGATGGTGTTGAAAGTGGAATCGCGCGTGCGCGGCGAAGACCTGTCCAAGCGCATCGCGGAATCCGTGCGCGATGTGACCAAGCTACGTGCCGACGTGGAATGGGCGGATGCCGACAGCCTGCCCAACGACGGCAAGGTCATCGACGACGTGCGTACGTACGAGTGA
- a CDS encoding YeeE/YedE family protein: MVALIAFASGLVFGLGLIVSGMANPAKVLGFLDIAGDWDPSLAFVMGGAVLVTAAGFALLRRKSASLSGDPLRWPTATRVDTRLALGSLAFGAGWGLAGFCPGPALVAAAAGVPDALIFVAAMIAGMAIFSVIEKIRQR, encoded by the coding sequence ATGGTCGCGCTGATCGCTTTCGCGTCGGGGCTGGTCTTTGGATTGGGCTTGATCGTGTCCGGCATGGCCAACCCGGCCAAGGTGCTGGGCTTTCTGGATATTGCCGGTGACTGGGATCCGTCGCTGGCGTTCGTGATGGGCGGCGCGGTGTTGGTGACGGCGGCGGGGTTCGCGCTGTTGCGCCGGAAAAGCGCCAGCTTGTCAGGCGACCCGCTGCGCTGGCCGACGGCCACGCGGGTGGACACGCGGCTGGCGCTAGGCAGCCTGGCTTTTGGCGCGGGCTGGGGCCTGGCGGGTTTTTGCCCCGGCCCCGCGTTGGTGGCAGCCGCCGCGGGCGTGCCGGACGCGCTGATCTTCGTGGCCGCGATGATCGCGGGCATGGCGATCTTCTCGGTGATCGAAAAGATCCGACAGCGCTAG
- a CDS encoding YeeE/YedE family protein: protein MNPDWSAFTPVPATLGGLLIGAAAVLLMAGAGRIAGISGIVGGLLGRQRDGNWRLAFLLGLCAAPWLYRLGGALPEIVVQAGTTRLIVAGLLVGIGTRYASGCTSGHGVCGLSRGSVRSLVATALFMAAGFAVVYVVRHGAGG, encoded by the coding sequence ATGAACCCGGACTGGTCTGCCTTTACCCCCGTGCCGGCCACGCTGGGCGGCCTGCTGATCGGCGCCGCTGCCGTCCTGTTGATGGCGGGTGCCGGCCGAATCGCCGGCATCAGCGGCATCGTGGGCGGCTTGCTGGGGCGGCAGCGCGACGGGAACTGGCGGCTAGCGTTCCTGCTGGGCCTGTGCGCGGCGCCGTGGTTGTACCGGCTGGGCGGCGCCTTGCCGGAAATCGTGGTCCAAGCCGGGACAACGCGCTTGATCGTGGCGGGCCTGCTGGTGGGCATCGGCACGCGCTACGCGTCGGGATGCACCAGCGGCCACGGCGTGTGCGGCCTGTCGCGAGGGTCTGTGCGGTCGCTGGTGGCCACTGCGTTGTTCATGGCGGCCGGGTTTGCGGTCGTCTATGTCGTGCGGCATGGGGCGGGGGGCTGA
- a CDS encoding helix-turn-helix transcriptional regulator, which translates to MNSPLTDCELAALRASAAKACTLLKALANEDRLLLLCQLVQGERNVGELESLTGIRQPTLSQQLGVLRDEGLVATRRDGKYVYYQMASPEVSQVMKTLSSLYCGRAMESLT; encoded by the coding sequence ATGAACTCCCCCCTGACCGACTGCGAACTCGCCGCCTTGCGCGCCTCTGCCGCCAAGGCCTGCACGCTGCTCAAGGCATTGGCCAACGAAGACCGGCTACTGTTGCTGTGCCAGCTGGTGCAAGGTGAACGCAACGTGGGCGAACTGGAATCGCTGACGGGCATCCGCCAGCCGACGCTGTCGCAGCAGCTGGGCGTGCTGCGCGACGAAGGCCTGGTGGCGACGCGCCGCGATGGCAAGTACGTCTACTACCAGATGGCCAGCCCCGAGGTCAGCCAAGTCATGAAAACGCTATCCAGTTTGTACTGCGGCCGCGCGATGGAGTCACTCACATGA
- a CDS encoding MBL fold metallo-hydrolase translates to MNPHIQAFFDSVTATVTYVVHDGSACAIIDSVLDYDPKSGRTSTAGADRVVEYVRQQGLQTQWLLETHAHADHLSAAPYLQRQLGGVIAIGQSIRTVQGVFKQVFNLEPEFQLDGSQFGRLFADGETFSIGKLTATAIHVPGHTPADMAYLIGDAAFVGDTMFMPDVGTARCDFPGGDAHELYRSIQRLLALPGGTRLFMCHDYPPAGRDAHWQTSVAEQRASNIHVRDGISEDEFVAMRTRRDATLGMPTLILPAIQVNIRAGHFPPPEDNGVRYLKIPVNGL, encoded by the coding sequence ATGAATCCACACATCCAAGCGTTCTTCGACTCCGTCACCGCCACCGTCACGTACGTCGTGCACGATGGCAGCGCCTGCGCCATCATCGATTCGGTGCTGGACTACGACCCGAAATCGGGACGCACCAGCACGGCCGGCGCGGACCGCGTCGTGGAGTACGTGCGCCAGCAAGGCTTGCAAACGCAATGGCTGCTGGAAACCCACGCACACGCCGACCACCTGTCCGCCGCCCCCTATTTGCAGCGGCAACTGGGCGGCGTGATCGCCATCGGGCAAAGCATCCGTACCGTGCAAGGCGTCTTCAAGCAGGTCTTCAACCTGGAACCCGAATTCCAGCTGGACGGCTCGCAATTCGGCCGCCTGTTCGCCGATGGCGAGACCTTTTCGATCGGCAAACTGACGGCCACCGCCATCCACGTGCCGGGCCACACGCCGGCCGACATGGCCTATTTGATCGGCGACGCGGCGTTCGTGGGCGATACGATGTTCATGCCGGACGTGGGCACGGCGCGTTGCGATTTCCCGGGTGGCGACGCGCACGAGCTGTACCGGTCCATCCAGCGCCTGCTCGCATTGCCCGGGGGCACGCGCCTGTTCATGTGCCATGACTACCCGCCCGCCGGCCGCGACGCCCACTGGCAAACGTCGGTGGCCGAACAGCGGGCGTCCAACATCCACGTGCGCGACGGCATCAGCGAGGATGAATTCGTCGCCATGCGCACCCGGCGCGACGCCACGCTGGGCATGCCGACGCTGATCCTGCCCGCCATCCAGGTCAACATCCGCGCGGGGCATTTCCCGCCGCCCGAAGACAACGGCGTGCGCTACCTGAAGATTCCGGTCAACGGGCTGTAG
- the pap gene encoding polyphosphate:AMP phosphotransferase: MFAEAEADPSLSKDEFKPLEARLRVALLNAQYRRLEQAEKTLLVVVAGIDGAGKGATINQLNEWMDPRHIKTLAYGPPEGEELDRPPFWRYWKDLPPKGKTGIVFGSWYAPLIIEAASKKPNQEYIAAHSAAILRFEAMLAAEGVQIVKLWFHLSAKAQTDRAQRLLASPETSWQVSPVDLKVAKRFDRIRHGAQIVLNHTDSGHAPWIVIPSADENMRAARTAEAVLAAMRQRGVPRIPASFHAHARPTRVVDRLGELDYDAKIDKDDYESELGLLQGRLARAARSRKFLDRSLILVFEGQDAAGKGGAIRRVTHALDARQFDITPVAAPSSYEMSRPYLWRFWRHLPRHGRVAIFDRSWYGRVLVERVEKLTAPAQWRRAYGEINDFEEQLVASGALVLKFWLAVTEDVQLERFKEREKSPFKNFKITPDDWRNREKWKDYAAAANEMLARTDVAHAPWHLVSANDKRYARVQVLRHIVQALEEQL; encoded by the coding sequence ATGTTCGCAGAAGCCGAAGCCGACCCCAGCCTGTCCAAGGACGAGTTCAAACCGCTGGAAGCCCGCTTGCGCGTCGCCCTGCTCAACGCCCAGTACCGGCGCCTGGAACAGGCCGAAAAAACCTTGCTGGTGGTGGTGGCCGGCATTGACGGCGCGGGCAAGGGCGCCACCATCAACCAGTTGAACGAATGGATGGACCCGCGCCACATCAAGACGCTGGCGTATGGCCCCCCTGAAGGCGAAGAGCTGGATCGCCCGCCGTTCTGGCGGTATTGGAAAGACCTGCCGCCCAAGGGCAAGACGGGCATCGTGTTCGGCTCTTGGTACGCGCCCCTGATCATCGAGGCCGCCAGCAAGAAGCCCAACCAGGAATACATCGCGGCGCACTCGGCCGCCATCCTGCGCTTTGAAGCCATGCTGGCCGCCGAGGGCGTGCAAATCGTCAAGCTGTGGTTCCACCTGTCGGCCAAGGCGCAGACGGACCGCGCCCAGCGCTTGCTGGCCAGCCCCGAGACCTCCTGGCAGGTCAGCCCGGTGGACTTGAAAGTCGCCAAGCGGTTCGACCGCATTCGCCATGGCGCGCAGATCGTGCTGAACCATACCGACAGCGGGCACGCGCCGTGGATCGTCATTCCCAGCGCCGACGAAAACATGCGCGCGGCGCGCACAGCCGAGGCCGTGCTGGCCGCGATGCGCCAACGCGGCGTGCCGCGCATACCGGCATCGTTTCACGCGCATGCGCGCCCGACCCGCGTTGTCGACCGCCTGGGCGAACTGGACTACGACGCCAAGATCGACAAAGACGATTACGAGTCCGAACTGGGCTTGTTGCAGGGCCGGCTGGCACGCGCGGCGCGTTCGCGGAAATTCCTGGATCGTTCCCTGATCCTGGTCTTTGAAGGCCAGGATGCCGCCGGCAAGGGCGGCGCCATCCGACGCGTCACGCACGCACTGGACGCCCGTCAGTTCGACATCACACCGGTTGCCGCGCCGTCCAGCTACGAGATGTCGCGCCCGTACCTGTGGCGCTTCTGGCGGCACCTGCCCCGGCACGGCCGCGTGGCCATCTTTGACCGCTCCTGGTACGGCCGCGTGCTGGTCGAGCGCGTGGAAAAACTGACCGCCCCCGCGCAATGGCGGCGTGCCTACGGCGAAATCAATGACTTCGAAGAACAGCTGGTGGCCAGCGGCGCGCTGGTGCTGAAGTTCTGGTTGGCGGTGACGGAAGACGTGCAGCTGGAACGCTTCAAGGAACGCGAGAAATCGCCCTTCAAGAATTTCAAGATTACGCCGGACGACTGGCGCAACCGGGAAAAATGGAAAGACTACGCGGCGGCCGCCAACGAAATGCTGGCCCGCACGGACGTGGCCCATGCGCCGTGGCATCTGGTGTCGGCCAACGACAAGCGTTACGCTCGCGTGCAGGTGCTGCGACACATCGTCCAGGCCCTGGAAGAGCAACTCTGA
- a CDS encoding GNAT family N-acetyltransferase: MSTAEIRPIGAADFDIWLPLWKGYQAFYRVSIDDAVTRNTWARLLDPAEPMHAALAFDGGRAIGMVHWIFHRSTWTAGDYCYLQDLYVDADVRGTGAGRKLIEHVYAEATAANAARVYWLTHETNAPAMQLYDRIADRSGFIQYRKVLT, encoded by the coding sequence ATGAGTACCGCTGAAATCCGCCCCATCGGCGCCGCCGACTTCGACATCTGGCTGCCTCTGTGGAAGGGCTATCAGGCGTTTTACCGCGTCAGCATCGACGACGCCGTGACGCGCAACACCTGGGCGCGCCTGCTGGACCCCGCCGAACCGATGCACGCCGCGCTGGCGTTCGACGGCGGCCGCGCCATCGGCATGGTGCACTGGATCTTCCATCGCTCCACCTGGACGGCGGGCGACTACTGCTACCTGCAAGACCTGTACGTGGACGCGGACGTGCGCGGCACCGGCGCGGGCCGCAAGCTGATCGAACATGTCTACGCCGAAGCCACCGCCGCCAACGCCGCCCGGGTGTACTGGCTGACGCACGAAACCAACGCCCCCGCCATGCAGCTGTACGACCGCATCGCGGACCGCTCGGGCTTCATCCAGTACCGCAAGGTGCTGACATGA
- a CDS encoding HIT family protein, whose product MSARDPNCPLCQEDGGTVLWRGPHLRVIEVDDADYPGFTRVVWNGHLAEMTSLSTHGRDLLMRAVYAVEEAQQAVLAPDKINLASLGNMVPHLHWHVIPRWRGDRHFPDPIWAAPRIAAGAEPAQWADRQARTQALLPRYRNRVVEAMNALLMH is encoded by the coding sequence ATGAGCGCGCGCGACCCGAACTGCCCCTTGTGCCAGGAAGATGGCGGCACGGTGCTTTGGCGCGGGCCGCATCTGCGCGTGATCGAGGTTGACGATGCCGACTACCCCGGCTTCACCCGGGTGGTCTGGAACGGCCATCTGGCCGAGATGACCAGCCTGTCCACGCACGGGCGCGACCTGTTGATGCGCGCCGTGTACGCCGTGGAAGAAGCACAGCAGGCCGTGCTGGCGCCTGACAAGATCAACCTGGCGTCGCTGGGCAACATGGTGCCCCACCTGCATTGGCACGTGATCCCCCGGTGGCGCGGCGACCGCCATTTTCCGGACCCGATCTGGGCCGCGCCGCGCATTGCCGCCGGCGCGGAACCGGCGCAATGGGCGGACCGCCAGGCGCGCACGCAGGCGCTGCTGCCGCGCTATCGCAACCGGGTCGTCGAAGCCATGAATGCGCTGTTGATGCATTGA